Proteins co-encoded in one Neofelis nebulosa isolate mNeoNeb1 chromosome 2, mNeoNeb1.pri, whole genome shotgun sequence genomic window:
- the LOC131493417 gene encoding large ribosomal subunit protein eL31-like → MAPAKKGGEKKKGRSAIKEVVTREYTINIHKRIHGVGFKKRAPRAPKEIRKFAMKEMGTPDVRIDTRLNKAVWAKGIRNVPYRIRVRLSRKHNEDEDSPNKLYTLVTYVPVTTFKNLQTVNVDEN, encoded by the coding sequence ATGGCTCCCGCAAAGAAGGGTGGCGAGAAGAAGAAGGGCCGTTCTGCCATCAAGGAGGTAGTGACCAGAGAATACACCATCAACATTCACAAGCGCATCCATGGAGTGGGTTTCAAGAAGCGTGCCCCTCGGGCACCCAAAGAGATCCGGAAATTTGCTATGAAGGAGATGGGAACCCCAGATGTGCGCATCGACACCAGGCTCAACAAAGCTGTCTGGGCCAAAGGAATAAGGAATGTTCCATACCGTATCCGTGTGCGGCTGTCCAGAAAGCATAACGAGGATGAGGATTCACCAAACAAGCTCTATACGTTGGTTACCTATGTACCTGTCaccacttttaaaaatctacagaCTGTTAATGTGGATGAGAACTAA